The following is a genomic window from Bacillus sp. V2I10.
AGTTTACATAAAATTTAAATTAAATTCCGCTTAATTTTAACAAAATAATCCAATTATTGTAAGCATTATTTCAGAATCATTCCCATTCGTAAGGTGTTTCCTGGTAGACGCAATAATTTAGCCAGTTTGCAAATAAAAGATGTGCATGGGATTTCCATTTCTGTACCGGCTTTCTCCCCGGATCATTATCCTGAAAATAGGACAGCGGAATGGCGGTGTTCTTGCCTTTTGCGAGATCTCGTTCATACTCCTCTTTCAGGGTAAACAAATCGTATTCTGGATGACCTGTCAGAAATACTTGCTTTGCATCCCTTGAAGAGACCAGACAAACCCCGGCTTCAGCAGATTCACTGATAATGTCCAGTGCTTCAACCGCCTCAATATCTTGTCTCTTTATATCCGTATGCCGGGAATGCGGCACATAGTATTGATCATCGAAGCCTCTGACAATTTTTACAGAAGTATTACAAATATCATGTTTGAAAACACCGAAGCATTTTTCCTTCAGACTATATTTATTTACGCCGTAATGATAGTAAAGTCCTGCTTGTGCACCCCAGCATATATGCAGAGTTGAAGTGACATTCTGGTTTGTCCATTCAAAAATATCTTTGAGCTCTTCCCAGTAGGACACCTCTTCAAATTCCAGATGCTCAATCGGAGCCCCTGTTATAATCATTCCGTCAAATTTTTTATGGCGGATTTTATTAAACGTCGTATAAAACTGCTGAAGATGCTGCTGCTTTTCTGTTTTTGAAACATGTGTTTCAGGACGCAAAAAGGTAATGTTCAGCTGAAGCGGCGAGTTTCCAAGTAGGCGCAATAATTGCACCTCTGTTTTTTGTTTTTCGGGCATAATATTTAAAATCACAATATTTAAAGGCCTGATGTCCTGCTGATAGGCTCTGGCATCATCCATAATGAAGATGTTTTCTTTTTCAAGAATTTCTTTGGCGGGAAGGTCAGCTGGAATATTAATAGGCATGGAAGTACCTCAACTTTCTTTATCATTCTGAGTTTTCTCTATTATAGAAAGTTTAGAATAATAATTCAATTTGCTTTTGTGTTACAATTGTGCGTGGAATCTATATTTATAAGCAGAAAGTAGGGCGCAGTGTGTTAAAAATTAAACATAAATCAGACATTGAAATCGCTCAGGAAGCACCAATCAAGCCGATTCAGGAGATTATTGGCGGTCTTGATATTTTAGAAGATGAAATTGAC
Proteins encoded in this region:
- the metA gene encoding homoserine O-succinyltransferase, whose translation is MPINIPADLPAKEILEKENIFIMDDARAYQQDIRPLNIVILNIMPEKQKTEVQLLRLLGNSPLQLNITFLRPETHVSKTEKQQHLQQFYTTFNKIRHKKFDGMIITGAPIEHLEFEEVSYWEELKDIFEWTNQNVTSTLHICWGAQAGLYYHYGVNKYSLKEKCFGVFKHDICNTSVKIVRGFDDQYYVPHSRHTDIKRQDIEAVEALDIISESAEAGVCLVSSRDAKQVFLTGHPEYDLFTLKEEYERDLAKGKNTAIPLSYFQDNDPGRKPVQKWKSHAHLLFANWLNYCVYQETPYEWE